GCAATATTGGGTTACTCCATCCTCAAATCAGATGTTTCTGATGCCTTCATCCAAATTactgattttaaaagtaaagttgAATAAGACAGAGCCCTATGAAATATCAATAGAGACCAAAATCACATTAATTCAGCAGTCAACCATTTGTTTAAATAACTGGATAGATGTCCATGTACTACACCATCAAggccatatttttcttattacaaaGCTGTTAGGAAACCCTCTCAGGAACCAATTTATACtgtcgattccattcctctttctgacCTTGTAATGTTAACAGCCTTAACAAAAGAggaactagctgggcatggtggcccatgcctgtaatctcagtactttgggaggccgaggtgggcagattacctgaggtcaggagttcaagaccagcctggccaacatggtgaaaccccttctctactaaaaatacaaaatcagccaggcatggtgactagtgcctgtagtcccccagctactcgggaggctgaggcacgagaatcacttgaacctgggaggtggaggttgcagagtgagctgagatcacaccaccgcactccagcctgggcaacaagagtgaaactccaaaaaaaaaaggaactatttGGCGATTACCTCTTTTTCCAAGTACTTAAAAACCATTTTGCTACATATACACATTAAGCTTGTCAAAATTTGCAATTTCCCGATTTCTGAAAATCAGGATATTAGAAgacattagcttttttttttttgctgaagacCAGCTGGCTACTTTGGGTATGTCAATCCTATCCTTTCAATCTTCACCTAACGGAAGTGAAGTTAAGATCATAAAGAAATTCTATTTAGGCAGAATTAAGGATTCAGGAGAACAAGGAGACAGAAATCATCCACGTAGAACCAAGAGCTTGCCAACACTGAAAAACCTGACACAAAGCCTGTTAAGCAGCAAATGGCAGACATTTCTTTCTCTACATTAAAACTGATTTTCAACATGAAAAGCAGATTTAAAAGTGAATGTTTAGGGTAACCACACTTAATGCATTCTTGATCCAGTGACTATCTCAAAACAGGAAAAGATTTTTAAGTAAGTTGACCATTTGGAAACCACTTGGTATGTCAAGGTCATCTCATAGAAAAGCCCAAGTTCTTATGATCTCTGAAGAGCTCTCAAAAGCAGTCACAGTCCCAGGAGGCTGGTCCTCTAAGAATCATTTTGGGACTCTTCGGAGTTCATTCATCAGCCAAAGAGCGCCAGTGAGCAAAGCCAAGGAGCCTGACTGGTGAGTGGCAGCCAGAGGAGTTGGGACATACATCAGCAGCGTGCTGATGCCCAAGCCCACCTGTCACAAAGGAAAGAAGGCAATAGGAAAGGCAGTAACCCAAAGTTCACATTGAAAATGGCCAGGCGTGGATAACCACACACAAACCTCCACATCCTCCTATCAGAGCActtaaaatacacacatttttaatttCACAAGCAAATATGCTTACAATGAAAGAAATtctaacaaaattgataaacctaaAATTCCCCTTATTCTTCAATCCATCCCGGTTCCCCAGAGTAGTCACTGTTACCAGTTTCTGCATACTTGTACTTTAGTATGTTTGCAGAGAAATATATAgttttgtgcttttaaaaaacatattgttCTGTcacttgctttttttcacttagcaatatacaGTACGTATTGAGATCTTATTAAACTGCTGTGCAGTATCACACagtatggatataccatagttttttttgttttgttttgttttgttttgagacagagtttcactctgtctgccaggctggagtgcaatggcatgatctcggctcactgcaacctccacctccagggctcaagcaattctcctgcctcagcctcccaagtagctgggattacaggcgtgtgccaccacgcctggctaatttttgtattttttagtagagacagagtttcaccatgttggccaggctggtcttgaactcctgacctcaggtaatccgcccacctcggcctcccaaagtgctgggattacaggcgtgagccactgtgcccggcccatagtTTTTTAactatttaggttgtttccaatttttcactaTCACAATTCTATGATGAATTTTCTCATACAAAAGGTCTTTGTGCATTGGACTGTTTCTAGGACAGACACTAATAAGTCCATTTGCTGGGCCAAAGAATTAtccatttaacttttaaaagatattgccagcctgggtgacagagtgagactccgcctctaaaaaaaaaaaaaagatattgccaaattgccctctgGAAAAAACTGTACTAACTCATGCTCTCACCAAGAATATTTGAAGGTATCCATTTTCCCATGCCCATGGCAATAcctgattatcttttttttcactgttttccAATTTGATAGGCACAAAAtggtacttattttttaaatttgctccTCTCTGATTATAAGTGAAGCTGAACGGCTTTTCATGTTTACTGGCCATTAATCATTGTTTCTGTGGTAATTGTGTATTAATGTCCTTTACTTATTTTCCGGTTattaatcttttaatttattataaatatggaaaatattttctcctagtctgtcacctttccttttttttttttttttaaacagacagggtctcactctgttgtctaggctggggtgcagtggtgcaatcttgactcactgcagcctcaacctccctggctcaggtgatcctcctatctcggcctcccaagtagtttggactacaggcacacaccaacatgcccatctaatttttgtatttttttgtagagatggggttttgccatgttgcccaggctagtcttgaattcctggctcaagtgatctgcccacctaggcctcccaaagtgctgggattacagccatgagccactgtgcccagccccttttttAACTTTGTATTGGGGATACTGTCAGAACAAAAAGAAGCGGTTTATACCTGTGTATATGCCAAAGCCAGCAGAGTCACTGCTGCCATCTTGGTCCTTCTAGGAAGGGGAATTCTCCGAGACAGGAAGTAGAGCACTGTAATGGCAGTGACTGAAGTGATTCCCTGCAGGGAAGAGTGAGTCTATCACATTAGATAGAAGTGCCAGGTTTCTACTCACCTTACACATGTCTCCTCTAGAACCTCTCAGCAACCATGAAGTACTTTCCTGTACCAGTCACAGAGAACCTCCCTGCAGTCCCACCCTGATTACTCCTCCACAGGCTGTCTCTTCCACCGTCCTCTTCTGCTTGCCACTTAAACGTCGGTATCACCCAGGCTCCACCTAAGATTCTGTATGTACCACTTTATACACCCTCACTCCCAGTGATCTCATCCACCTTCCAATGTGGGTGTCCCCCACATTTTTAAGTCATTCTTTGCATCCTTATCCCTAACCATATCTCTAATCCTATATTCTTAAAGCAGGGCTGATCCCAGCACATGAGGGTTATTAATTTCCTGGGCTGTGAGTGGAGAAAAGTGCTGGTGCTGCCAGCTGGTGCTAAAAAAGACCTAAAGTCTCATTTTCATTCCTATCTCTTCAGAACAAGGGTCCAGGACTGGCAATAATGGTCCCCTTCCTCTCCCACGGTATCAGGGAGAATGTCTTCTATcatatttctacatttatttcaCTTCGTTTCCTTTTCAGTGCTGTCCACAATGACAATTTCAACCAGGCTTTACTTATGCTAAAATACTGTGTGCAGGTGGGGACTCAGCCCACACCAGGGAACATGCCTCAGCCCAGCCCCCGTTGGACAGCTGAGCCCTCTGGCCCCCTCTCTGTGGATGTGCTGCTCTCATCTCACACTCAATACGCCTCCATCTGAAGACATCTTCCCACCTCTAGCTCCACACTCATTCCGAGGGTCCCATCCCTGTAGGTCATGTTTCAAGCATGCTGTAGAAGAAACTTTGGGATTTCACTGGATCTTTCTTCACCTTTATTCCTGACAGCCAATCTTAttaattcttttcatttatttatttatttattgtagagatgaggtctccctgtgttgcccaggccggtcttgaactcttgggctcaagcgatcctcttgccttagcctcccaaagtgctgggattacaggcacgagccattgcacccagtgctcttatttttaaattaaatttaattttttaagagacaggctctcactctgtctcccaggctagaatgcagtaaCGTGATCAcaactcgctgcagcctcaaactcctgctcaaacaatcctctcgcctcagcctcccaaagtgctaggattataggtgtgagccactgtgcccagcctctctgtTCCTTTAAATTCTCTCTCAAATGCATCATTCTTCTCAAGTCCCACTCCCACCATGCAGGCCCCATCTCCATCACTCTCCCTGGCATTGCACAGCAGCACTATGCTTCTCATAGTCTCCTTACTGCTCATCTTTCCCCGCTCCAATTCATCACACACAGGCCTCCAAGCCAATCTTTGAATGGCCCATAGCAGACCCTCAAAACATATTAGCTTAAATAGAATGAAAAGTACTGGTGAAGCTCCTGGCTCCTTTAGCTTCTGGTTTAGCTCCGAGAGCCACGTGCTTAGCAGCTATGGTCTCCACATTCGCTTCTCTACTCAACCACATTTCTGCTGAAATGACTTTCTAGGTACATGCAGGATTGAGGGAGGTTATCACTTGCCAAGTGGTAAAAGGCACATTTGAACTTTAAGAAGCTGGCAACGTCCTGAAAGCTAGAAtttggctggggtgggggtagggggacaGGGgtgaataatgagaacaaagacattaGATTAGAGAAATGGTCCTAAAATTTCTTCCAAAGAGAGCAGGAAATACAGTTCCTGCTCTACCCTCTCAGTGTTGCCATCAGTGCTTCACTGACACCCCAAAGCCTATGATAGGCTCCTGTGCTCTCTGGCAGGTAACCACCAACTACACTTACCAGAATCCGGTGATCAAACTGCACCATGGTGGGATTCTCAAAAACATTCCTCAGGATGGGGGAGAAGGTAAAGAGGTCCTCCGGGATCCAGGATTCTCCCATTTTGGGAAAGGAGTTGTAAACAAGCCCAGCATCTAGCCCTGCCACAAAAGCGCCTGTATTCCAAGGTAAATGGTATTTATTAAAATGAGAGGATGAAGAGACCAAATACTAGTTCTGACATAGAAAAAGTCTGTTATCCCAGAGTTAAACTAAGGGAACAGTCAGAGAATAATAGACAGATCTACAACAGGAGTTCTCCAACAGGGAAGATACATCACAATCACCAAGGAAACTTCAAATCTCTGCATCCTTACCTGCTCCCACCCCAAGATTCTGTTTCCTctagagaaatggagtagaggctgtggtgtggggggagggggagaggctTATTAGCTTAGAAAAATTCCCTTAGTGATTTTGATGCCCTCCTCACCCCGCCACTGAGTGCTActgatttattttagaaatgctcTCCCACAGATGTCTGCATGACTGACTCCCTTACTTCCTCAGCTTCCACTCAGACGTCACCTTACCAAAGAGATTTCTCTTGATGATCCTATATAAAATGGCACTCCCCTAGCCCACTTTCTGTCTCCTGaccctaatttatttttcttcatggcaCTAAATATCATCTAGCACATTATGTTTCTATTGTGCATTATCTGTCTTCcccaaatgctcaataaatatttgttgactgaacaCGGAAGTGAGAAAAATCCCAAAACTTATAAACTAAATCCTGGATAAACAAATAAAGAGGGTATTCATGAATTAATGGATGTCTGATCCATTATTTATTAtcaaagaaaatccagaaatgtTTGGGTCAcactcccttttttctttttttttttttgagacggagtctggctctgtcccccaggctggagtgcagcggcatgatcttggttcactgcaacctctgcctccagggttcgtgcaattctcctgcctcagcctcccgagtagctgggactataggtgcccgccctttggtagagacgaggtttcaccacgttgaccaggctggtctcgaactcccaacctcaggtgatctgcctgcctcagcctcccaaagtgctgggattacaggcatgagccaccacgcctagcctttttttctttttttgagtcagggtcttgctctgtcaccctggctcgagtgcagcagtgcaatctcggctcactgcagcctcgacctcctgggctcaagcaatcctcccatctcagccccctgagtagctgagactacaggtgaataccaccacacatggctaatttttgtattttttgtagagacgaggtttcaccatgttgcccaggctggtcttgaactccctggctcaagcaatctacctgcctcagcatcccaaatgctggaattacaggtgtgagccaccatgcccaacccactccatattttttttaaatgtcccttATGAAGTAAAAATTCATGCTCTTATGCCAAAAATAAAAGTGTTGGGTGGCTCTCTTGGTTTgaatcaatattatttttattccagaGCAGTACTatcaatagaactttctgtgagaGTGGAAGTATTCTACATTTGTGCCATCCAATATACTAGCCCCTAGCCACATGTGCCTGTGGAGCATCTGAAATGTTGCTAGTGTGACTGaagaactaaattttaaattttatttaaccttaattaatttaagtttaaatatcCACATGAGGCTACAGGCTCTTCTACTGGATAGTGCAGTTCTAGAATGAGAGCAGCAGAGGTGGAAGTGTGGTTTAAAGTatgaaaacagccaggcatggtagctcatgcctgtaatcccagcactttgggaagctaaggcaggtggatcacctgaggtcagaagttcaaggccagcctggccaacatggtgaaaccccatctctactaaaaatacaaaaatcagctgggcgtggtgttgtgcacctgtagtcttagctactcgggaggctgaggcacgagaatcacttggatttagggaggcagaggttgcagtgagctgagattaagccactgcactccagcctgggcaacagagtgagactcagcctcaaaaaaaagaatgaaaaaatccTGTGTTGGTCTCTCTGTGCCAATGAACTCTCCACCTGCAACCATCTCTGTGGGGAAGCCTTTTGTCTGACCCATCTTGATGTAATGTGATGATAacaataatgtttatatatagtAACAGCTAACACTTATATAGCCTTTGCTACATGCCAACAACTATTCTACACATTTCACATTTAGCAGTCATACTGTTGTCgtaatctccattttatagataaggtcTCTAAGTCCCAGACAGGTTACAGAGCTTGCAAAGGTCATATAGTTCACAGGTAgtgaagccaggatttgaacctaggccaTCTGAATCTAGGTAGATGTTCAATATTTTTGTTCAATTGACAGTAAAGTAGAATTtttggaagagagaaaggaacaggaAACAGAGGGTGAAGATAGTGGGAATGAGAGAAACagatgtgaaaaggaaatataaagatGCAGGAGGAAGGGGCAAAGCATTAGGCAAGAGGTTCCAGCTTAGAGTGCAATGCAAACAGGTCATCTTTGACGAGCTGAGTCCTACCTGAGAGGGCCGTAAGGAAGACCAGACCTGCTGTTCCATGAGCAAATCGTCTCAACTGTAGGAGTTGGCGGGTTTCAGGcatctaaataagaaaaaaaatcattcagttAAACTGTGTTGCAGGAACAATGAGAGGCAGCAAAGATCTCCAAGGCCAAACCCAAGTGACAAATTAAGATCAGATCTTCGCTGACCCCTAGACTAGGTTAAGTACTCCCGGCAGATATTCTGTTCCAACATGCActgtattttattgtaattatacATTACTATCTGTTTTCCCTTCTACCCCATAAGTTTTGTGAAGGCAGGAGCTGCCATCTTTTTTACTAGAGCAATCTTAGCCTAGTGATTGGCACATAGATACTCATTATGTATCTGTTCAAAAACTGAATGATTTACATTATTCAGGAAACAATGCTTCATCACGGTTGAAAGGATGTAGCTTAAGATCAGGACTGGATTTTCATGTGTGTGATATTAGTGTTTAGCAAATATAGTCAGAATCAAAATTGCATAAAGTGCTTAGAGATTCCTGCATTTAGTGTTTTTGATAAaatcaaaatttgtttttattcttattacCAACTTCTAATACTAATAAGTGAATCATCAAATATGAATAAGAACTTTATAAACAGGTGACTATGCTACCCTCAAATGGCTTACACTCTACTATATGAAAAGTTAGGTATCATTACTAACATATTATAGGACAGTAtatcagcactgtccaatagaactttctgtgatgatggaaaagTTCTACAATCTACCTAAGGAGAGCTTGAAACATGGCCAGTGTgactgaaaattaaataaaaaattaattttatttaaatataaagtttaagtaaacaaaaagcttatgtaaataaattttatttcattaaaaaaattttttttctcactttgtcacccagactggagtgcagtggcacaatcttggctcactgcaacctccacctcccaggctcaagcgattctcctgcctcagcctcccaagtagctaggattacaggtgcatgccactattgcccagctaattttttaacttttagtagagatgggagtttcactatgttggccaggctggtctcgaactcctgacctcaaacgatccacccacctcagcctcccaaagtgctgggattacaggtgtgagccatcgtgcccagccttaattagttaaaatttaaatagccatatgTAGCTAgtagctactgtattggacagcatAGCACTATATGGCTCATTGGCTAGCATCTCAAATCCTTTTTGTAATTAGGTGAATCTaaacaaacagagaaaaacaattgATAAAGTCATCAGTAACCTTTAAGAGTACAATTTCAGTAGCAAGAGTGTGTGGGTTTATGTGTAAGTGTGGGtaaatgtgtgagtgtgtatgtatgtattgggTTGGGTGAGGAAGATAATTACAGggattgaaaagaagaaatagattgTCAGAAGCAGCAGCTATAGACGCAGGCAAAATGAATTCATTTTAGAAGTCTGAattaaaatgaattcattttagAAGTTTGGCTttgacgggcacggtggctcacacctgtaatcccagcactttgggaggccgaggtgggtggatcacctgaggtcaggagttcaagagcaccctggccaacgtggtgaaaccctgtctctactaaaaatacaaaacattagccgagcatggtggtgtgcgcctgtagtcccagctactcgggaggctgaggctgaagaattgcttgaacccaggaggtggaggttgcagcttTGAAAGTCAGGAGACTTTCAAATAATTCCTTATTTTTCAGATGTGGAATTATTCAGTGGTTGTCTACTGTATCAATATTTCAACCCAATTTGGCTTCTCTGTGGGAATGACTGCCAAGACAATACGTCCAGTCCTTACTGGGATCTAGCTACTAGCTCCAAGTACCTAATGGATGATTCGACTCAAGAGTCCTGCTGTCATCTCAAACTTTTCTCCAAGAACAGCTTACTCAGGTCAACCAATGATTTCAATACCTAATAtaagactcatttttttttttttttgagatagaatttcgctcttgttgcccaggctagactgcaatggtgccacctcagctcactgcaacctctgcctcccggattcaagcaattctcctgcctcagcctctcgagtagctgggattacaggcatgcgccaccacggctggctaattttgtatttttagcagagatggggtttctccaggttggtcaggctggtctcaaactcccaacctcaggtgatctgcctgcctctgcctcccaaagtgctgggattacaggcgtgagccaccgcgcctgaccaagactcattttaaaaaaaattctaggggaaaaaaaatgtccTATAAGGGTGTGGTGTCTTGGGACCTCTATTATTAATGAAGGCCCCAAAAAATGTTATACCTTGCTTTTAAATCAAAGCATAAAATGAAAAACTAGTACTTTCCTTTAATCAGCAGACAGAAAAATACTTCAGACAAAATCACTAAGGTTTACTATATTATTAGACTTAACTGGCAGGTCCGCATTTAACGAACAATATGGCTCTTGTCCACACCAGAAGTTCAGAAACACCTCTGTTCTGATCTTTCTCACGTTGCCATCCACCATCCCTTCTGGGAGTCAGAGGTAAAGCAACTGGGATATTTCTTGTTGTTGGTACTCCCTCCCACtctatttttcaatttgtttcaCCTTTGCCAATAGAAAATGTTGGCAAAATATTCAACtcctatatgatccagcaattctacttctagatatatatccaaaagaattgaaagcggGGTCTTGAAGACAGATATTTGCACACAACTCTTACCTTGTGTGGAGGGAGTAGCAGTGACAGTGAGGTCCACAAGCTGGCACAATAAAGAACCAGGGCTGATCCCAGGTGGGCAGCGAGGCGGTACTGACTGACCCGAGGGATGTCATGGGAGTCTGATTTTTCTTCTAGTCCACTTTTCACCATATACCATCCCAACAGACCCTAGAACCCCCAGGAGATGAAGCAAACAAAACAAGTTAAAATCATctgttcaactttcttttttgttgttgtttttttgagacagagtctcgctctgtcaccaggctggagtgcagtggtgggatcttggctcactgcaacctccgcctcccgggttcaagtgattctcctgcctcagcctcccaagtggctgggactacagttgtgcatcaccacacccagctaatttttgtatttttagtagagatggggtttcaccatgttggccagatggtgtcaatctcttgacctcgtgatccgcccgcctcagcctcccaaagtgctgatattacaggcgtgagccaccacacccagcctgatctATTCAACTTTACTGAGGAAATGAGCTATCAGGAGTACTCTCTACCCCACCCCTCCTCTTTCCATACCCTCTCCAATAAGCAGTGTCCCAAGATTCATGATTTATCCACAATTCTTCACATATCACCATTAATACTTAACTACTATTTCGATCAGAAGCCACAccggaagaagaattgtcttgggccatgcataaaacacactaacactaacaatagctgatgagctttaaaaaaaaaaaaggtccatgGATATATCTCATAAAACTAGATTGAATGTTTTGGAGAAACTTAATAAAGGTAAATGCTTAAAAACATCTACTGTCAAGTTAAGTTGGAATAAGACAATTATAAAAGTTTCAGGGGAAAATCATAAAAATCAATAAGGTTTTGCATGCAGATCGCTTTGCAAATATCTAAGTTCCCACTCCTCTTTAAGCAAAACCACAGTTTATGGGGATATAAGAAACCTGCAGTTGAATGCCAATCTGGGGATACATAGTCAAAGAAAAGGCCTTGATTTTGTAAAAATTGGTAATGAATGTACAGATTTAAGTTTAAAAGTTTATGTTATGTATCATACTCTATGATTCTCTGCTTTAACTGGCTTTTTCAATTAACCAAACAATTGTCAGTTCCAATCATATGAGATAAGACAGCCCTTTCACTCCCACTTGCCCAGCTCAAGTAGAATCAGGTCAAAGAGGTAGACTCTGCCACTTCTAAATATATACTCTTCAGGAAATCTTTTTGGGCATTTCTCTCCCCTTTCAAGATTACCCTGGAAATTCTAATTACCTTGATTTCATCTGCAAGAGACATTGAAAGATGAAGACGTACACAGTTGATTCACTAGCCCACTTTCTTCTCCCATACTTTATCTGACATCTTCAATTTCTGCCTCCCTAATAGTCTGTTTTCAGTGTTggcttgtttttctaattctaaaatgTTAACTTTCATTTTGTTCTATGTGCCTTTCTCTGGTTACTATTAGACTTTGATTATTGTTTCTGCTGCCTCTATTTCTTCTCTCTCATCTCCCTCCTTAAtcccttctttatttatttatttatttttgagacagagtcttgctctgttgcccaggctggagtgcagtggtgcaacctcttggctcactgcaacctccgcctcctgggttcaagcaattcttctgcctcagtctcccaaacagctgggactacaggcccacaccagcgcgcccagctaattttggtattttaggtagagacagggttttaccatgttggccaggctggtctggaactcctgatcccccaccttggcttccaaaagtgttgggattacaggtgtgagccactgcacccggccttaatcCCTTCTAACTGGCTCATTTTCTTACCACTTCTGAGTTAAATTAACCAATTAGCTTCCTCCTGATTAAATTTTGATGATGTTTCTTTGATGCCCTGATAATCTCCTTTAGGATCTCTAAACCTTGACCCAAATACTCCTGTGTGTCTTCTCTCTTAATTTCTGGCTGTTTcacccaaatttttttttttcattctagcAGTACTAACCTGTTAACTGTGGGAGTCTTTCCTTAAGAGGCGCTCAACTTACATGATTTTAATTGCCATTTATATCTGAATATCTCTCAGCTACAGGGTATTCTACAATCCTTCATCCCACAAAgtgtttctctcttttggaatttTCCTGTATGCTTCTGTAGCATTCTAGCATGGGGATCCCACTTTCCTATAGCAGACAAgttagaaaaagagaagagacaagAACCTAGGGAGACACCCATGATGGGAAACAAACTACATCTTGCAGCACATGAAAATATACTACTGAGTGCTTACTGATTCCAGGCACTAAGTTAAGTACTTTAAatatggattatctcatttaatatttacacAACTGTACATGGTGGcattgttattatccccatttacagGTAAAGAAATCATAGCTTTCAGAGGTTAGGTAATTTAATCTAAGTgtcagagctgggacttgaagCTAGGCCTGTGACACTAAAATGCATGCTCTTACCTACTCTATTAAAGTGCCTCAGAGattatttccttaaaaacaaTGCCaactggggccgggcgtggtggctcacgcctgtaatcccagcactttgggaggccaaggcaggcagatcacgaggtcaggagatcgagaccatcctgggtaacatggtgaaaccccgtctctactaaaaatacaaaaaattagccaggtgtagtggcaggcacctgtagtcccagctaccgggaggctgaggcaggagaatggtgtgaacctgggaggcggagcttgcagtgagtcaagatcatgcgccactgcactccagcctgggtgacacagcgagactccaactcaaaaaaaaaaaaaaaaaaaaaattgccaactaGGAAGCTCCTGAGAGCATTTCTGATTTCTCAACCTTGAATAAATCTTACCTGGAAGCAGACGAGGCCACAGAGAGCAAGAACACGTCCTTTCATGCCACGGCTGAGCCAGCCCTTTCTCCATAAGTAGGCAGCAGGCAGGATGTACACAAGGCCTACAAGGCGACCCCACATTCGGTGTGAGTACTCCATGTACCAGATGAACTTGAATTCTGTCAGTGTCATATCATGATTCAAGCTGGGTGAAATGGAAAGtcaaaaaagg
The Pongo abelii isolate AG06213 chromosome 8, NHGRI_mPonAbe1-v2.0_pri, whole genome shotgun sequence genome window above contains:
- the COX15 gene encoding cytochrome c oxidase assembly protein COX15 homolog isoform X3, producing MQRLLFPPLRALKGRQYLPLLAPRAAPRAQCDCIRRPLRPGQYSTISEVALQSGRGTVSLPSKAAERVVGRWLLVCSGTVAGAVILGGVTRLTESGLSMVDWHLIKEMKPPTSQEEWEAEFQRYQQFPEFKILNHDMTLTEFKFIWYMEYSHRMWGRLVGLVYILPAAYLWRKGWLSRGMKGRVLALCGLVCFQGLLGWYMVKSGLEEKSDSHDIPRVSQYRLAAHLGSALVLYCASLWTSLSLLLPPHKMPETRQLLQLRRFAHGTAGLVFLTALSGAFVAGLDAGLVYNSFPKMGESWIPEDLFTFSPILRNVFENPTMVQFDHRILGITSVTAITVLYFLSRRIPLPRRTKMAAVTLLALAYTQGSVLFNFTFKISNLDEGIRNI
- the COX15 gene encoding cytochrome c oxidase assembly protein COX15 homolog isoform X2, yielding MKGRVLALCGLVCFQGLLGWYMVKSGLEEKSDSHDIPRVSQYRLAAHLGSALVLYCASLWTSLSLLLPPHKMPETRQLLQLRRFAHGTAGLVFLTALSGAFVAGLDAGLVYNSFPKMGESWIPEDLFTFSPILRNVFENPTMVQFDHRILGITSVTAITVLYFLSRRIPLPRRTKMAAVTLLALAYTQVGLGISTLLMYVPTPLAATHQSGSLALLTGALWLMNELRRVPK
- the COX15 gene encoding cytochrome c oxidase assembly protein COX15 homolog (The RefSeq protein has 1 substitution compared to this genomic sequence), with translation MQRLLFPPLRALKGRQYLPLLAPRAAPRAQCDCIRRPLRPGQYSTISEVALQSGRGTVSLPSKAAERVVGRWLLVCSGTVAGAAILGGVTRLTESGLSMVDWHLIKEMKPPTSQEEWEAEFQRYQQFPEFKILNHDMTLTEFKFIWYMEYSHRMWGRLVGLVYILPAAYLWRKGWLSRGMKGRVLALCGLVCFQGLLGWYMVKSGLEEKSDSHDIPRVSQYRLAAHLGSALVLYCASLWTSLSLLLPPHKMPETRQLLQLRRFAHGTAGLVFLTALSGAFVAGLDAGLVYNSFPKMGESWIPEDLFTFSPILRNVFENPTMVQFDHRILGITSVTAITVLYFLSRRIPLPRRTKMAAVTLLALAYTQVGLGISTLLMYVPTPLAATHQSGSLALLTGALWLMNELRRVPK
- the COX15 gene encoding cytochrome c oxidase assembly protein COX15 homolog isoform X1; translation: MQRLLFPPLRALKGRQYLPLLAPRAAPRAQCDCIRRPLRPGQYSTISEVALQSGRGTVSLPSKAAERVVGRWLLVCSGTVAGAVILGGVTRLTESGLSMVDWHLIKEMKPPTSQEEWEAEFQRYQQFPEFKILNHDMTLTEFKFIWYMEYSHRMWGRLVGLVYILPAAYLWRKGWLSRGMKGRVLALCGLVCFQGLLGWYMVKSGLEEKSDSHDIPRVSQYRLAAHLGSALVLYCASLWTSLSLLLPPHKMPETRQLLQLRRFAHGTAGLVFLTALSGAFVAGLDAGLVYNSFPKMGESWIPEDLFTFSPILRNVFENPTMVQFDHRILGITSVTAITVLYFLSRRIPLPRRTKMAAVTLLALAYTQTYYRTELPQKMQLHCNSTNMS
- the COX15 gene encoding cytochrome c oxidase assembly protein COX15 homolog isoform X4, which gives rise to MQRLLFPPLRALKGRQYLPLLAPRAAPRAQCDCIRRPLRPGQYSTISEVALQSGRGTVSLPSKAAERVVGRWLLVCSGTVAGAVILGGVTRLTESGLSMVDWHLIKEMKPPTSQEEWEAEFQRYQQFPEFKILNHDMTLTEFKFIWYMEYSHRMWGRLVGLVYILPAAYLWRKGWLSRGMKGRVLALCGLVCFQGLLGWYMVKSGLEEKSDSHDIPRVSQYRLAAHLGSALVLYCASLWTSLSLLLPPHKMPETRQLLQLRRFAHGTAGLVFLTALSGNHFSHCHYSALLPVSENSPS